One window of Sphingomonas paeninsulae genomic DNA carries:
- a CDS encoding histidine kinase dimerization/phospho-acceptor domain-containing protein, producing the protein MRDFQAASREIASGRLDIRMPVSGRHDELDQFAIMVNVMVEDVARVMAQVKGITDAVAHDLRTPLTRLRGHLHRAQLLPDNTPSFANLAEKAVADLDQVLDRFAALLRISKSKRAPDVRALQQ; encoded by the coding sequence GTGAGAGATTTTCAGGCCGCCAGCCGCGAAATTGCCTCGGGGCGGCTCGATATACGGATGCCCGTTTCAGGACGGCATGACGAGCTCGACCAATTTGCCATCATGGTAAACGTGATGGTCGAAGATGTCGCAAGGGTCATGGCGCAGGTCAAAGGCATTACCGATGCAGTAGCCCATGATTTGCGAACGCCCTTAACCCGACTGCGCGGCCATCTTCATCGAGCGCAGCTTCTTCCGGACAATACGCCCAGCTTTGCCAATCTTGCGGAAAAGGCGGTTGCCGACCTCGATCAGGTTCTTGACCGTTTCGCCGCGCTGTTAAGAATATCGAAATCGAAGCGAGCGCCCGACGTTCGGGCTTTGCAACAATAG